The Niastella koreensis GR20-10 genome includes a window with the following:
- a CDS encoding SDR family NAD(P)-dependent oxidoreductase, translating to MNQTVAIVTGGGSGIGLAITEKFVQHNITTVIVGRDQEKLHQAKQKLGALCVPMVADLSDLEAIPALVKQVITQFGHIDILVNNAGINMKKDFTEVTNEDFLKVIQTNLVAVFALTREVVKTMLPHKKGSIINISSMAAQYGIPKVIAYSASKTAIEGMTRAMATELSPQGIRTNCIAPGFIATDMTSKAFNADAERKSKALGRTPMGVMGHPGDIGDAALFLATDSSRYITGVVLPVDGGNSIGF from the coding sequence ATGAATCAAACAGTAGCGATCGTAACCGGAGGTGGTTCTGGCATTGGCCTGGCCATTACAGAGAAATTTGTGCAGCACAATATCACTACGGTCATTGTAGGCCGTGATCAGGAAAAACTGCACCAGGCCAAACAAAAGCTGGGCGCCCTCTGCGTACCCATGGTGGCCGACCTCAGCGATCTGGAAGCTATCCCCGCCCTGGTAAAACAGGTAATTACGCAATTCGGACATATTGATATCCTGGTAAACAATGCCGGTATCAACATGAAAAAAGACTTTACCGAAGTAACCAATGAAGATTTTCTGAAAGTAATACAAACCAATTTAGTAGCGGTATTTGCCTTAACGCGTGAAGTAGTAAAAACCATGTTGCCGCATAAAAAAGGCAGCATTATCAATATCAGCTCCATGGCGGCCCAATATGGCATTCCTAAAGTAATCGCCTATTCAGCTTCTAAAACGGCTATAGAAGGCATGACGCGGGCTATGGCCACAGAACTCTCGCCTCAGGGTATCCGCACCAATTGCATTGCACCTGGTTTTATTGCCACCGACATGACGTCTAAAGCATTTAATGCAGATGCTGAACGAAAAAGCAAAGCCCTCGGCCGCACTCCCATGGGCGTTATGGGCCATCCCGGCGATATTGGCGATGCCGCCCTGTTCCTGGCCACCGATTCATCACGCTACATCACCGGCGTGGTATTACCGGTTGATGGTGGTAACTCAATTGGTTTTTAG
- a CDS encoding alpha-glucuronidase family glycosyl hydrolase: MKKWLLILFVILIYNSVSAEDGYRLWLRYNTIDNPALLQQYRQQITSINCPVDDGKLVAANQELQTGLSGLLGKKVPAQPAIINGAVLLGLPERSPVIRKLVADSALAHLGDEGFIIRTVMYEGKNITLITANKEAGILYGVFHFLRLMQTQQPIRQLSITSAPKIKIRLLNHWDNLNRTVERGYAGSSIWDWQRLPGYIDQRYIDYARANASIGINGTVLTNVNANAIILTDEWLQKIAALANAFRPYNIKVYLTARFSAPVEIGKLKTADPLNEEVRKWWKDKTDEIYKYIPDFGGFLVKANSEGQPGPQNYNRTHADGANMLADAVAPHGGIIMWRAFVYSNETPEDRFKQAYNDFKPLDGQFRKNVLVQVKNGPIDFQPREPFHPLFGAMPQTPLMMEYQLTQEYLGFATHLVYMAPLFKEVLDADTHAKNNSTVAQIVDGTTDGHTLSGMAGVSNIGSDINWTGHPFGQANWYTLGRLAWDNTLTSAQIANEWLRQTFTNKSAFVDTVQKLMLASREIMVNYMTPLGLHHIMGYGHHYGPAPWYNKAPRADWNPVYFHKADSIGIGFNRTATGSNALAQYQPAVRQQFEELATCPEAFLLWFHHVPWDYKMHSGKTLWETLCDKYYSGVDSVRWIQRSWNGMKNYIDAERFSEVKQLLAIQEQEAVWWRNACLLYFQTFSNKPIPARYEKPDHTLAYYEGLEFPYAPH; encoded by the coding sequence ATGAAAAAATGGCTCCTAATTTTATTCGTTATTCTCATCTATAATTCCGTATCTGCGGAAGATGGCTATCGTTTGTGGTTACGGTATAATACGATCGATAACCCTGCTTTATTACAGCAATACCGGCAACAGATCACCAGCATCAATTGCCCGGTTGATGACGGGAAACTGGTTGCTGCCAACCAGGAATTACAAACCGGCCTGTCTGGTTTATTGGGTAAAAAGGTGCCGGCACAACCTGCTATTATTAATGGCGCCGTACTGCTGGGTCTGCCTGAACGTTCCCCTGTTATTCGTAAGCTGGTAGCAGACAGCGCCCTGGCGCACCTGGGAGATGAAGGTTTTATTATCCGTACAGTGATGTATGAGGGCAAGAACATAACACTTATCACGGCTAATAAAGAAGCAGGGATTTTATACGGGGTCTTTCATTTTTTACGGTTGATGCAAACCCAGCAACCCATCCGGCAGCTTTCGATAACCAGTGCACCTAAAATAAAAATCCGGTTACTGAATCATTGGGACAACCTGAACCGTACTGTAGAACGTGGCTATGCAGGTTCTTCTATCTGGGACTGGCAACGGTTGCCGGGTTATATCGACCAACGATATATTGATTATGCGCGGGCGAATGCTTCTATCGGTATCAATGGCACGGTGCTTACCAATGTAAACGCCAATGCCATTATCCTAACGGATGAGTGGTTGCAAAAGATAGCAGCCCTGGCCAATGCATTTCGTCCATACAATATAAAAGTTTATCTCACCGCCCGCTTCAGCGCACCAGTGGAGATCGGTAAATTAAAAACGGCCGATCCCTTAAACGAGGAAGTAAGAAAATGGTGGAAAGATAAAACCGACGAGATCTATAAATACATCCCTGACTTTGGCGGCTTCCTGGTGAAAGCCAATTCAGAAGGACAACCAGGTCCGCAGAATTACAATCGCACCCATGCTGATGGCGCCAACATGCTGGCCGATGCAGTTGCGCCACATGGCGGTATTATAATGTGGCGCGCATTTGTATACAGCAATGAAACGCCTGAAGACAGGTTCAAGCAGGCGTATAACGACTTTAAACCCCTGGACGGACAATTCAGAAAAAACGTATTGGTGCAGGTAAAGAATGGCCCTATAGATTTTCAACCGCGCGAGCCTTTTCATCCGTTGTTTGGCGCTATGCCGCAAACCCCGCTGATGATGGAATACCAGCTCACGCAGGAATACCTGGGCTTTGCCACCCACCTGGTGTACATGGCGCCGTTGTTTAAAGAAGTGCTGGATGCCGATACCCATGCAAAAAACAATAGTACGGTAGCGCAGATAGTAGATGGCACCACTGATGGCCATACCCTCAGCGGCATGGCAGGCGTATCGAATATCGGCAGCGACATCAACTGGACGGGTCATCCCTTTGGCCAGGCCAACTGGTATACACTGGGACGGCTGGCCTGGGACAATACCTTAACTTCGGCGCAAATTGCCAATGAGTGGCTGCGGCAAACCTTTACCAATAAATCTGCATTTGTTGATACCGTGCAAAAGCTCATGCTGGCCTCGCGGGAAATAATGGTAAACTATATGACACCATTGGGCCTTCACCATATTATGGGTTATGGACATCATTATGGTCCAGCCCCCTGGTACAACAAAGCGCCCCGTGCCGACTGGAACCCGGTATATTTTCATAAAGCCGACTCCATTGGTATCGGTTTCAATCGTACTGCCACCGGCAGTAATGCCCTCGCGCAATACCAGCCGGCCGTACGGCAGCAATTTGAAGAGCTGGCTACCTGTCCGGAAGCGTTTTTATTATGGTTTCACCACGTGCCCTGGGATTATAAAATGCATTCCGGAAAAACCCTGTGGGAAACGTTGTGCGATAAATATTACAGTGGCGTTGATTCCGTACGCTGGATACAACGCAGCTGGAACGGGATGAAAAATTATATCGATGCCGAACGGTTCAGCGAGGTAAAACAACTGCTTGCCATCCAGGAGCAGGAAGCCGTATGGTGGCGCAACGCCTGCTTACTGTATTTTCAAACCTTTTCCAATAAACCTATTCCGGCCAGATACGAAAAACCAGACCATACATTGGCTTATTATGAAGGGCTGGAATTTCCTTATGCACCTCATTAG
- a CDS encoding glycosyl hydrolase 115 family protein translates to MKKILLILLACLYTVCLLAQQTIFTKNQTGAFPIVAGLPRLVGGKKAPPIYVSANDHWLVQKAAALLQTDIEKITGVKPDTSHAIPQSTSIIIGSLDQSALINQLVQTKKLRVDSIKGKWEAFQLQVIRKPWPGVEQALVIAGSDRRGTAYGVFELSKQLGISPWYWWADVPVKTSPELWYNSSVKQFQSPGVTYRGIFLNDEAPALSQWSKATFGGFNHLFYEKVFELLLRCKANYLWPAMWGNAFYDDDTLNPVVADQYGIVIGTSHHEPMLRAHDEWRRYGTGKWNYDSNEMQLKKFWEEGIRRKRNYESIVSVGMRGDGDMPMSQSSNIALLERIVTDQRKIIANVTGKDATATPQLWALYKEVQDYYDKGMRVPDDITLLLCDDNWGNIRKLPKWNAPGRAGGYGIYYHFDYVGGPRNYKWINTNTIARTWEQMHLAYEYGVNRIWIVNVGDLKPMELPISFFLDYAWAPSQYQTDQVRAYTADWASQQFGNERASLIGPLLSRYTQYNSRRKPELLSPDTYSQVNYQEADNVVYQYRKLAAQADSIGRLLPASYQDAYYQLVLFPIKASANLNAMYAAAGKNYLYAKQGRAATNDLADSVRKLYLNDSQLTIQYNKVLANGKWDHMMDQTHIGYTYWQQPPVNKMPEVKTITPQGQASMGVSIEGSEAVWPNDSVTATLPALNNYTSPGLQYIDLFNRGTTPFTYSIETNSWLLFSAKSGQITKEERISFFVEWSSVPIGKHRVPITITGPDNNKVTVYAVLEKLEIPGRNFNTAAECNGYISMEANQYAKSIDERNTQWKHIQYIGRTSDGVTIFPTSPRSFSFKPTTAHLEYDLYTTDSGATKVMVYCSPTLPFNESTGLRYAISFDNETPQIINLHADNSEKAWAQSVSDNIRISPSTHNLSKAGRHTLNIWAVDPGIVLQKIVIDWGGVKQSYLGPPAFDAPGCLKNF, encoded by the coding sequence ATGAAAAAGATCCTGCTGATACTACTTGCCTGTCTGTATACGGTTTGCCTGCTTGCACAGCAAACCATCTTTACTAAAAATCAAACCGGTGCTTTCCCCATCGTTGCCGGCCTGCCCCGACTTGTCGGGGGTAAAAAAGCGCCCCCCATATATGTAAGCGCCAATGATCACTGGCTGGTGCAAAAAGCAGCTGCCCTGCTGCAAACCGATATAGAGAAGATCACCGGTGTAAAACCCGACACGTCACATGCCATTCCACAATCAACCAGTATCATCATCGGTTCGCTCGATCAGTCAGCCCTCATCAACCAACTGGTTCAAACAAAAAAATTACGCGTAGACAGCATAAAAGGCAAATGGGAGGCTTTTCAGTTACAGGTTATCCGCAAACCATGGCCGGGGGTTGAGCAGGCCCTGGTGATCGCAGGCAGCGACAGACGCGGTACTGCGTACGGGGTGTTCGAATTATCCAAACAACTGGGTATATCGCCCTGGTACTGGTGGGCCGATGTGCCGGTGAAAACCAGTCCTGAATTATGGTATAACAGTTCCGTTAAACAGTTTCAATCGCCCGGGGTAACCTACCGGGGCATTTTCCTCAACGATGAAGCGCCGGCTTTATCTCAATGGAGCAAAGCCACCTTTGGCGGCTTCAATCATTTATTCTACGAGAAAGTGTTTGAGCTGTTGCTTCGTTGTAAGGCAAACTATCTGTGGCCGGCTATGTGGGGCAATGCTTTTTATGACGATGACACCCTGAACCCGGTAGTAGCCGACCAATACGGTATTGTAATTGGCACCAGTCACCACGAACCTATGTTACGGGCACATGACGAATGGCGGCGGTATGGAACCGGTAAATGGAACTACGATAGCAATGAAATGCAATTAAAAAAGTTCTGGGAGGAAGGCATTCGCCGCAAACGGAATTATGAAAGCATTGTTTCTGTAGGCATGCGGGGCGATGGCGATATGCCCATGAGTCAATCAAGCAATATTGCCTTATTAGAAAGAATTGTTACCGATCAACGTAAGATCATTGCCAATGTAACCGGCAAAGATGCTACCGCCACTCCGCAATTGTGGGCGTTGTATAAAGAAGTGCAGGACTATTACGACAAAGGCATGCGGGTACCTGATGACATCACCCTGTTATTGTGTGACGACAATTGGGGCAATATCCGCAAACTGCCCAAATGGAATGCACCCGGGCGTGCCGGTGGTTATGGCATCTATTACCATTTTGATTATGTGGGCGGCCCGCGTAATTACAAATGGATCAACACCAATACCATTGCCCGCACCTGGGAACAAATGCACCTGGCGTATGAATATGGAGTGAACCGCATCTGGATCGTGAACGTAGGCGATCTGAAACCTATGGAATTGCCCATCTCCTTCTTTTTGGATTATGCCTGGGCGCCTTCACAATATCAAACCGACCAGGTTCGTGCATACACCGCAGATTGGGCCAGCCAGCAATTTGGCAACGAAAGAGCCAGTCTCATTGGGCCCCTGCTCTCCAGATACACGCAATACAACAGCCGTCGAAAACCCGAGTTGTTATCGCCTGACACCTATAGCCAGGTAAATTACCAGGAGGCAGACAATGTAGTTTATCAATACAGGAAACTTGCCGCCCAGGCCGATTCTATTGGCCGGTTACTGCCTGCCAGTTACCAGGATGCATATTATCAACTGGTGTTGTTTCCAATAAAGGCCAGCGCCAATTTGAATGCTATGTATGCAGCCGCCGGTAAAAACTATTTGTATGCCAAACAAGGCCGGGCTGCCACCAATGACCTGGCCGACAGCGTTCGTAAATTATACCTTAATGATTCCCAGCTTACCATTCAATACAACAAGGTATTGGCAAACGGGAAATGGGATCACATGATGGACCAAACCCATATCGGGTACACGTACTGGCAACAACCTCCCGTTAACAAAATGCCCGAAGTAAAAACCATTACGCCCCAGGGACAGGCCAGCATGGGCGTTTCCATTGAAGGTTCCGAAGCGGTTTGGCCCAATGATTCAGTTACAGCTACCTTACCGGCTTTAAATAATTATACGTCTCCCGGCTTACAATACATCGATCTGTTCAACCGCGGCACCACGCCATTTACGTATTCTATAGAAACAAACAGCTGGTTGCTTTTTTCTGCTAAGAGCGGACAGATAACAAAAGAAGAACGGATCTCCTTCTTTGTGGAATGGTCGTCCGTGCCAATAGGAAAACACCGGGTTCCCATCACCATCACCGGCCCGGACAATAACAAAGTAACCGTGTACGCCGTCCTGGAAAAACTGGAAATACCCGGCAGGAACTTTAATACAGCAGCGGAATGCAATGGCTATATTTCAATGGAAGCCAATCAATATGCAAAAAGCATCGATGAAAGAAATACTCAATGGAAACACATTCAATACATAGGAAGAACAAGTGATGGCGTCACCATTTTTCCAACCTCGCCGCGCTCATTTAGTTTTAAACCAACCACTGCGCATCTTGAGTATGATCTGTATACTACCGATTCGGGTGCTACAAAAGTAATGGTCTATTGCTCTCCTACCCTGCCATTCAACGAATCAACCGGGTTGCGCTATGCAATTTCCTTTGATAACGAAACACCACAGATCATCAACCTGCATGCAGATAATTCCGAAAAGGCCTGGGCACAATCGGTAAGTGATAATATCCGCATCAGTCCTTCCACACATAATTTATCAAAAGCAGGAAGGCATACCCTGAATATCTGGGCTGTTGATCCTGGTATTGTGTTACAGAAAATTGTTATCGACTGGGGCGGAGTAAAACAAAGCTACCTGGGACCACCTGCGTTTGACGCCCCGGGATGCCTTAAAAACTTCTAA